The proteins below are encoded in one region of Roseovarius bejariae:
- a CDS encoding 2-hydroxyacid dehydrogenase: MASDRLSVVVTRRLPDPVEQRLGELFNVRLREEDTPMTREELIAAVQEADVLVPTLTDRIDAGLIGQAGERLKLIANYGAGVDHIDVQTARERGVLVSNTPGVSADDTADMAMGLILAVTRRLPEGLAVMQSGNWQGWAPTRLLGGRIAGRRLGILGLGRIGQAVARRAAAFGMEIHYHNRRRLRSEIEDELAATYWESLDQMVARMDVISINCPHTPSTFHLMNARRLKLMKPDAVIVNTSRGEVIDENALTRMLRAGEIAGAGLDVYENGAEVNPRLRDLENVVLLPHMGSATVEGRLEMGEKVILNIKTFDDGHRPPDQVVPAML, translated from the coding sequence ATGGCATCTGATCGCCTGAGTGTTGTCGTAACGCGACGCTTGCCCGACCCGGTCGAGCAGCGATTGGGCGAATTGTTCAACGTCCGATTGCGCGAGGAGGATACCCCCATGACCCGCGAGGAATTGATCGCGGCGGTGCAGGAGGCGGATGTTCTGGTGCCCACCTTGACCGACAGGATCGATGCAGGGCTCATCGGGCAGGCCGGCGAACGGCTCAAGCTGATTGCAAACTATGGCGCGGGGGTCGATCATATCGACGTGCAGACCGCGCGGGAACGTGGCGTTCTGGTCTCCAACACGCCGGGTGTTTCGGCCGATGACACCGCCGATATGGCGATGGGGCTGATTCTGGCCGTCACCCGCCGCTTGCCCGAAGGGCTGGCCGTGATGCAAAGCGGAAACTGGCAGGGCTGGGCACCCACCCGGCTTCTGGGTGGGCGCATCGCGGGGCGGCGCCTTGGTATCCTTGGCCTTGGCCGCATCGGTCAGGCGGTGGCCCGCCGCGCGGCGGCCTTCGGGATGGAAATCCATTATCACAACCGCCGCCGCCTGCGGTCGGAAATCGAGGATGAGCTTGCCGCGACCTACTGGGAAAGCCTTGATCAGATGGTGGCGCGCATGGATGTAATTTCGATCAACTGCCCGCATACCCCGTCAACCTTCCACCTGATGAATGCCCGGCGTCTGAAACTGATGAAACCCGATGCGGTGATCGTGAACACCTCGCGCGGAGAGGTGATTGATGAAAACGCCCTGACCCGCATGTTGCGGGCTGGCGAAATCGCCGGGGCCGGTCTGGATGTGTATGAAAACGGGGCCGAGGTGAACCCGCGGCTTCGGGATCTGGAGAACGTGGTTCTCTTGCCGCACATGGGCTCGGCCACCGTGGAAGGACGGCTTGAGATGGGCGAGAAGGTGATCCTGAACATCAAGACCTTCGACGATGGCCACCGCCCGCCGGATCAGGTGGTTCCGGCGATGCTGTGA
- the ggt gene encoding gamma-glutamyltransferase — protein MKRLVPLLLSLALALPLYAQQAADAVAPEGAGAGAVSSSPAVTKAQEAKAAGRPVAARDWMISAANPLAVEAGAKVLRAGGTAADAMVAVQSVLGLVEPQSSGMGGGAFLVWYDAATGQVTTLDGRETAPLAATPRLFQDDEGEPLQFYDAVVGGRSVGVPGTPALMQAAHDRWGTRPWAGLFKEAIRLADDGFAVSPRLSTMVAGDALRLSRFEATRDYFMPDLQLLEVGQTLKNPAYAETLRQIAGQGAKAIYTGEIARDIVKTVRTAPGNPGVLQEIDLAIYEVHERAPTCIEYRAYEVCGMGPPSSGGLTVGQILGLLEPFDLVALGPDSPEAWRLIGDASRLAFADRGRYMADSDFVPVPVKGLLDKAYLGKRADLLKGDDALPEVTPGTPEFDHALNRADDESIEFPSTSHISIVDGMGNALSMTTTIENAFGSRLMTHGFLLNNELTDFSFRTHRDGRPIANRVEPGKRPRSSMAPSIVLKDGKPILIVGSPGGSRIIGYVVKTLIAHLDWGMDVQEAIDLPNLVNRFGPYDVEPTSPLAPALQSLGYEVNTRPLISGLHAIAIGDTLQGGADRRREGVALGD, from the coding sequence ATGAAACGACTCGTCCCGCTCTTGCTGTCGCTGGCGCTTGCCTTGCCGTTGTACGCTCAACAGGCTGCCGATGCGGTGGCCCCCGAAGGGGCAGGTGCGGGGGCGGTTTCGAGCTCACCTGCGGTGACCAAGGCACAAGAGGCGAAGGCCGCTGGCCGCCCCGTCGCGGCGCGCGACTGGATGATCTCGGCGGCCAACCCGCTCGCGGTCGAGGCCGGGGCAAAGGTCTTGCGTGCGGGCGGCACCGCGGCCGACGCCATGGTGGCCGTGCAATCGGTGCTGGGGCTTGTGGAACCGCAAAGCTCCGGCATGGGCGGCGGGGCCTTCCTTGTCTGGTATGATGCCGCGACAGGGCAGGTGACAACGCTGGACGGTCGCGAAACCGCGCCGCTTGCCGCCACCCCGCGCCTGTTTCAGGACGATGAGGGCGAACCACTGCAATTCTACGATGCGGTCGTCGGGGGCCGTTCGGTCGGTGTGCCGGGCACGCCCGCCCTGATGCAGGCCGCGCATGACCGTTGGGGCACACGGCCTTGGGCCGGGTTGTTTAAGGAAGCCATCCGGCTGGCCGACGACGGTTTCGCCGTCAGCCCCCGACTCTCGACCATGGTGGCGGGCGATGCCCTGCGGCTGTCGCGGTTCGAGGCCACGCGCGACTATTTCATGCCAGACCTGCAATTGCTGGAGGTGGGCCAGACCCTGAAAAATCCCGCCTACGCCGAAACCCTCCGCCAGATCGCAGGGCAGGGGGCAAAGGCGATCTACACCGGCGAGATCGCCCGCGACATTGTAAAGACCGTCCGCACGGCACCGGGCAACCCCGGTGTGCTGCAAGAGATCGACCTAGCGATTTACGAGGTTCACGAACGCGCCCCCACCTGTATTGAATACCGCGCGTATGAGGTCTGCGGCATGGGCCCGCCATCCTCGGGTGGCTTGACCGTGGGCCAGATCCTCGGGCTTCTCGAACCCTTCGACTTGGTCGCGCTCGGCCCTGACAGCCCCGAGGCATGGCGCCTCATCGGCGATGCCAGCCGCCTCGCCTTCGCCGACCGGGGCCGTTACATGGCCGACAGCGATTTCGTGCCGGTGCCGGTCAAGGGCCTGCTCGACAAGGCATATCTCGGCAAACGCGCCGACCTTCTCAAAGGCGACGACGCGCTGCCCGAGGTCACCCCCGGAACCCCCGAATTCGACCATGCCCTGAACCGCGCCGACGACGAGTCGATCGAATTTCCCTCGACCTCGCATATTTCCATCGTCGATGGCATGGGCAACGCACTCTCGATGACCACCACCATCGAAAACGCGTTCGGTTCGCGCCTGATGACCCACGGGTTCCTGCTCAACAACGAATTGACGGATTTCTCCTTTCGCACGCACCGCGATGGCCGCCCCATCGCCAACCGGGTGGAACCGGGCAAGCGGCCCCGCTCATCCATGGCGCCCAGCATCGTTCTGAAAGACGGCAAGCCGATCCTGATCGTCGGCAGCCCCGGCGGCAGCCGGATCATCGGCTACGTGGTCAAAACCCTGATCGCCCACCTGGATTGGGGCATGGACGTGCAAGAGGCCATTGACCTGCCCAATCTGGTCAATCGGTTCGGCCCCTATGACGTGGAGCCCACAAGCCCCCTTGCCCCCGCGTTGCAATCACTCGGCTACGAGGTCAACACCCGCCCGCTGATCTCGGGCCTCCACGCCATTGCCATCGGTGATACCCTGCAAGGCGGGGCCGACCGGCGGCGCGAGGGCGTGGCTCTGGGCGACTGA
- a CDS encoding sulfite exporter TauE/SafE family protein: MPETMLLIQMLVVLLVIGGFAGVLAGLLGVGGGIVLVPAFFYAFQTLGYDGPQLMQICLATSLATIIVTSVRSVLSHNKKGAVDWGILRTWAPGIALGAILGVLVASNLRSNTLQGIFGVLGLVIGAYLGLGRSEWRLGAAMPKGATRAVLSPMVGFLSVLMGIGGGSFGVPLMSLYGTAIHRAVATAAGFGVTIAVPSVAGFLFLEIAAENRPPFTIGAVNLVAFFIVIAMTLITAPWGVKLAHAMDPKPLKRVFAVFLTLVALNMLRKSLGW, from the coding sequence ATGCCCGAAACCATGCTTCTGATCCAAATGCTTGTCGTGCTCCTCGTGATCGGGGGCTTTGCCGGGGTCCTTGCCGGCCTTCTGGGCGTCGGGGGTGGCATCGTTCTGGTGCCGGCTTTTTTCTATGCCTTCCAGACGCTTGGCTATGACGGCCCGCAACTGATGCAGATCTGCCTTGCCACCTCGCTGGCCACGATCATCGTCACCTCGGTGCGCTCGGTCCTGAGCCACAACAAGAAGGGCGCGGTGGATTGGGGCATTCTGCGCACATGGGCGCCGGGGATCGCGCTGGGCGCGATATTGGGCGTACTGGTGGCCTCGAACCTGCGCTCCAACACCCTGCAAGGGATCTTTGGCGTGCTGGGATTGGTCATCGGGGCCTACCTCGGGCTGGGCCGGTCCGAATGGCGGCTGGGTGCGGCAATGCCCAAGGGGGCCACCCGCGCCGTGCTTTCGCCGATGGTCGGGTTTCTCTCGGTTTTGATGGGCATCGGCGGCGGAAGCTTCGGCGTGCCTCTGATGAGCCTTTACGGCACGGCCATCCACCGCGCCGTGGCCACCGCCGCGGGCTTTGGCGTGACCATCGCCGTGCCCTCGGTGGCAGGGTTCCTGTTCCTTGAAATCGCCGCCGAAAACCGCCCGCCGTTCACCATCGGGGCGGTTAACCTCGTGGCCTTTTTCATCGTGATCGCCATGACACTCATCACCGCGCCCTGGGGCGTGAAACTGGCCCATGCGATGGATCCCAAGCCGCTCAAACGTGTCTTCGCGGTGTTCCTGACGCTGGTGGCCCTCAACATGCTGCGCAAGTCGCTCGGATGGTAG
- a CDS encoding DUF1289 domain-containing protein: protein MSDDKVWSRDEIESPCVRVCVVHPEARICTGCYRSIDEITRWSKMSAEARREVIDALPDRASLLKKRRGGRAARLARG from the coding sequence GTGAGTGACGACAAGGTCTGGAGCCGCGACGAGATCGAAAGCCCCTGCGTGCGGGTCTGCGTGGTACACCCCGAGGCGCGTATCTGCACAGGCTGCTACCGCTCGATCGACGAGATCACCCGCTGGTCGAAAATGAGTGCCGAAGCCCGCCGCGAGGTGATCGACGCCTTGCCCGACCGCGCCAGCCTTCTCAAGAAACGCCGCGGCGGACGTGCCGCGCGACTGGCACGCGGCTAA
- the ruvX gene encoding Holliday junction resolvase RuvX has product MIYEEIEGFAVAVPMGRGLLGLDLGTKTIGVALSDRLLSVASPLETIKRKKFGLDAARLLEIAMAREAGGIILGLPRNMDGSEGPRCQSTRAFARNLEKLTDLPITFWDERLSTVAAERALLEADATRKRRAEVIDNVAASYILQGALDRLRHMRTET; this is encoded by the coding sequence ATGATCTACGAGGAGATCGAAGGCTTTGCCGTGGCCGTACCAATGGGCCGGGGTCTTTTGGGCCTTGATCTTGGGACCAAGACCATCGGCGTCGCCCTGTCCGACAGGCTTCTGTCGGTGGCCTCGCCTTTGGAAACCATCAAGCGCAAGAAATTCGGTCTGGATGCCGCGCGGCTACTTGAGATCGCCATGGCGCGCGAGGCCGGCGGGATCATCCTCGGCCTGCCACGCAACATGGACGGAAGCGAAGGCCCGCGCTGTCAATCGACCCGCGCCTTTGCCCGTAACCTGGAAAAACTCACCGACCTGCCGATCACCTTCTGGGACGAGCGTTTGTCCACCGTGGCCGCCGAACGGGCGCTTCTGGAAGCGGATGCGACACGAAAGCGTCGCGCCGAGGTTATCGACAATGTCGCCGCCTCCTATATCCTGCAAGGTGCATTGGACCGCCTAAGGCACATGAGGACAGAGACGTGA
- the ccmI gene encoding c-type cytochrome biogenesis protein CcmI: MLFWIIAGVLALVVSLILGLALLRGRVGDAPPAAYDLQVYRDQLKEVDRDLARGVISEAEAERLRAEVSRRVLAADAQLRAGGESGGQPGRAGLIVAGLVILGLAGGSFALYSQVGAPGYRDLPLKTRLAVSDEARQNRLTQAEAEAKVPAPDVTPEASPEFLELMEKLRQTVAERGGDLRGLTLLVRNEAALGNFTAAHEAQAKLIAAKGNGASAGDYAHMADLMISAAGGYVSQEAEQALRAALERNPDEPTARYYLGVYLMQVDRPDGAFRTWDALLRESDPSAPWVPTIRERIEELAWRAGVTDYQLPSAPGQTAPGPSAADIEAAGEMSTEDRQQMIQGMVQRLSERLANEGGTPAEWARLIRALGVMGETDRAAAIWGEAQTRFAEAPEAMALVREAAQAAGVAE; the protein is encoded by the coding sequence ATGTTATTTTGGATCATCGCCGGGGTGTTGGCCCTAGTTGTCAGCTTGATACTGGGGCTTGCCCTGTTGCGCGGACGGGTGGGCGATGCGCCGCCTGCGGCCTATGATTTGCAGGTCTATCGCGACCAGTTGAAGGAAGTGGACCGCGATCTTGCGCGCGGGGTGATTTCCGAGGCCGAGGCCGAACGGCTGCGCGCCGAGGTCTCGCGCCGGGTGCTGGCGGCGGATGCGCAATTGCGCGCGGGCGGTGAAAGCGGCGGGCAACCGGGGCGTGCGGGCCTTATCGTGGCGGGGTTGGTGATCCTTGGATTGGCTGGTGGATCTTTCGCGCTTTATAGCCAAGTCGGCGCGCCGGGATATCGCGACCTGCCCCTGAAAACGCGGCTGGCGGTCTCGGATGAGGCGCGGCAAAACCGGTTGACCCAGGCCGAGGCCGAGGCAAAGGTCCCCGCCCCCGACGTGACCCCCGAGGCCAGCCCCGAGTTCCTGGAATTGATGGAAAAGCTGCGCCAGACGGTGGCCGAACGCGGGGGCGATCTGCGCGGGCTGACCCTTCTGGTGCGCAACGAGGCGGCGCTTGGCAATTTCACGGCGGCACATGAGGCGCAAGCCAAGCTGATTGCCGCCAAGGGGAACGGGGCCAGCGCCGGGGATTACGCCCATATGGCCGACCTGATGATCAGTGCGGCGGGTGGATATGTCAGCCAAGAGGCCGAACAGGCCCTGCGCGCGGCGCTGGAACGCAACCCGGACGAACCGACGGCACGGTATTACCTGGGCGTTTACCTGATGCAAGTGGACCGGCCCGACGGAGCCTTCCGGACATGGGATGCGCTGCTGCGCGAAAGCGATCCTTCGGCGCCTTGGGTGCCGACGATCCGTGAGCGGATCGAGGAACTGGCCTGGCGCGCGGGCGTGACCGATTACCAACTGCCCTCCGCCCCGGGGCAAACGGCCCCCGGCCCGAGCGCTGCGGATATCGAAGCCGCGGGCGAGATGAGCACGGAGGACCGTCAGCAGATGATCCAGGGCATGGTGCAGCGCCTGTCCGAACGGCTTGCCAACGAGGGCGGCACCCCTGCCGAATGGGCCCGCCTGATCCGCGCCCTCGGCGTGATGGGCGAAACCGACCGGGCCGCCGCCATCTGGGGCGAGGCTCAGACGCGCTTTGCCGAGGCGCCCGAGGCCATGGCTCTCGTACGCGAGGCAGCGCAGGCGGCGGGCGTGGCAGAATGA
- a CDS encoding sarcosine oxidase subunit beta family protein has translation MKRYSAFAVAREALRYHMGWERAWASPEPKKKYDVIIVGAGGHGLATAYYLGKNFGITNVAILEKGWLGGGNTGRNTTIIRSNYLQDPSAAIYEKSRSLYETLSQDLNYNVMYSPRGVIMLAQTEHEVRGYKRTAQANALQGVSTEFISPQRVKEIVPIINLDGPRYPVLGGLWQARAGTARHDAVAWGFARACSAMGMDIIQKCEVTGVSRDGDKVTGVTTNRGDIACDKLGIVVAGNSGHLADMAGFRLPIESVSLQALVSEPIKPCMDCVVMANTVHGYMSQSDKGEMVIGGGTDGFNSYTQRGSFHHIEETVRALVETFPMVARLKMLRQWGGIVDITGDRSPILSKTPVDGVFINSGWGTGGFKATPGSGWGFAELIAKGHSPLCDEFSLTRFKEGRFIDESVAAGVAH, from the coding sequence ATGAAACGTTATTCCGCCTTTGCCGTCGCCCGCGAAGCCCTGCGTTACCACATGGGGTGGGAGCGGGCCTGGGCCTCGCCCGAGCCGAAGAAAAAATACGATGTCATCATCGTGGGGGCAGGGGGCCACGGTCTCGCCACCGCCTATTACCTGGGTAAAAACTTCGGGATCACCAATGTGGCGATCCTTGAAAAGGGCTGGCTGGGGGGCGGCAACACGGGCCGCAACACCACGATCATCCGCTCCAACTACCTGCAGGATCCTTCGGCGGCGATCTATGAAAAATCCCGCTCGCTCTATGAAACCCTGTCGCAGGATCTCAACTATAACGTCATGTATTCGCCCCGCGGCGTGATCATGCTGGCCCAGACCGAGCACGAGGTGCGCGGCTACAAGCGCACGGCGCAGGCCAACGCCCTGCAAGGCGTCTCGACCGAGTTCATCTCGCCCCAGCGCGTCAAGGAAATCGTGCCGATCATCAACCTCGACGGCCCGCGCTATCCGGTCCTTGGTGGCCTCTGGCAGGCCCGCGCCGGCACCGCGCGCCACGATGCCGTGGCCTGGGGCTTTGCCCGCGCCTGCTCGGCCATGGGCATGGACATCATCCAGAAATGCGAAGTCACCGGCGTGTCGCGCGACGGCGACAAGGTCACCGGGGTGACCACCAACCGCGGCGATATCGCCTGCGATAAACTGGGCATCGTCGTGGCGGGCAACTCCGGCCACCTTGCCGATATGGCGGGCTTCCGCCTGCCCATCGAATCCGTCTCGCTTCAGGCGCTGGTGTCCGAGCCGATCAAACCCTGCATGGATTGCGTGGTGATGGCCAACACCGTGCATGGCTACATGTCGCAATCCGACAAGGGCGAAATGGTCATCGGTGGCGGCACCGACGGCTTCAACAGCTACACCCAACGCGGCTCCTTCCACCATATCGAGGAAACCGTGCGCGCCCTCGTGGAGACCTTCCCGATGGTCGCCCGCCTCAAGATGCTGCGTCAATGGGGCGGCATCGTCGACATCACCGGCGACCGCTCGCCGATCCTGTCGAAAACCCCGGTCGATGGCGTCTTCATCAACTCCGGCTGGGGCACCGGCGGCTTCAAGGCCACCCCCGGCTCGGGCTGGGGCTTTGCCGAGCTGATCGCCAAGGGCCACTCGCCGCTTTGCGATGAATTCTCGCTCACCCGCTTCAAAGAAGGCCGGTTTATCGACGAATCCGTCGCCGCCGGCGTCGCACACTAA
- a CDS encoding sarcosine oxidase subunit delta has product MLILDCPCCGVRGEETEFHSGGEAHLKRFGPGSSDDEFHGYLFEKVNPKGVHFERWRHVNGCGKWFHAARCTMTLEVFGTYSAQTLEPPQEIKDKITAKRPGWSWREFS; this is encoded by the coding sequence ATGCTCATTCTCGATTGCCCCTGCTGCGGCGTGCGCGGCGAAGAAACCGAATTCCACTCCGGCGGCGAGGCGCACCTCAAACGCTTCGGCCCCGGCTCCTCGGATGACGAGTTCCACGGCTACCTTTTTGAGAAGGTAAACCCCAAGGGCGTGCATTTCGAACGCTGGCGGCATGTCAACGGCTGCGGCAAGTGGTTCCACGCCGCCCGCTGCACCATGACGCTTGAGGTTTTCGGCACCTACTCGGCCCAAACGCTTGAGCCACCGCAAGAGATCAAGGACAAGATCACAGCCAAGCGCCCCGGCTGGAGCTGGAGAGAATTCTCATGA
- a CDS encoding sarcosine oxidase subunit alpha family protein has translation MSTRLATGGRLLNKSRTLGFSFNGKQLKGVEGDTLASALLANDQMLVGRSFKYHRPRGIVASGGEEPNALVGLGENNKFEPNQRVTTTELFDGLTCASQNHWPSLEFDVGVINSKLFARFLPAGFYYKMFMHPRPLWKHVYEPFIRQSAGLGKAPRDRDQDRYEHFYAFYDVVVIGGGVAGLQAARSAGQAGAKVLLMEQDPHWGGRAPVDGGTIDGDTPEAFVEATLAELRDMPNVTLRNRMMAAGVYDHGYVLGYERVNDHTPEAKGPRHRLWRIRAGQVVTATGAIERPLSFAGNDIPGVMLASAVRDYAVNYGVSIGDRTVVVTNNDDAYLTAITLKEIGLDVPVILDARASGGGALADRAREMGIRVETGKGIAKVKGNKRVEGVAICAQAGEGAVLEEVKCDAVAMSGGWSPVVHLWSHCGGKLLWDEDEAMFRPDSDKAPTGDDGKPFVIATGAANGMFGLADTLSDAQAAGQAAATATGHKGKATKAPAGETPQYAPIEPVWLMPQGANIKLRMKAWLDYQNDVKVSDVQLAAREGFESVEHAKRYTTLGMATDQGKLSNINGLAILSDALGQAIPQTGTTTFRPPYTPISLSSIAGNAIGDTFQPIRKSPMHDWHDENGAHWEPVGAWRRPYTFQKPGESVEEAVNREITQTRESLGLLDASTLGKIIVKGPDAGKFLDMLYTNMMSTLKPGRCRYGLMCGENGFLMDDGVVARIDEDTFLCHTTTGGAESIHAHMEEWLQTEWWDWKVYTANVTEQYAQIGVVGPKSRETLQKLTDDDISAEGLSFMGWKDITLNNTTARVYRISFSGELSYEVSVPASQGRALWDRLMQAGEEYGVTPYGTEGLHVMRAEKGFIMIGDETDGTVIPQDLMMHWAISKKKEDYLGKRAQERSFMADPNRWKLVGLETTDGSVLPDGAYAVAEGTNANGQRNVQGRVTSTYHSPTLGRGIAMGLVHNGPDRMGEVLDFPKVDGTVVKAKIVDQVFFDKDGEKQNV, from the coding sequence ATGAGCACACGTCTCGCCACTGGCGGCCGCCTTCTCAATAAATCCCGCACGCTGGGCTTCTCTTTCAACGGCAAACAGTTGAAGGGCGTCGAGGGCGATACGCTCGCCTCCGCGCTTCTCGCCAATGATCAGATGCTCGTCGGGCGGTCCTTCAAGTATCACCGCCCGCGCGGCATCGTCGCCTCGGGTGGGGAAGAACCTAACGCGCTCGTCGGTCTGGGCGAGAACAACAAGTTCGAACCCAACCAGCGCGTCACCACGACCGAGCTTTTCGATGGTCTGACCTGCGCCTCGCAGAACCACTGGCCCAGCCTCGAATTCGACGTAGGCGTCATCAACTCCAAGCTTTTCGCGCGCTTCCTGCCCGCGGGCTTCTATTACAAGATGTTCATGCATCCGCGCCCCCTGTGGAAGCACGTCTATGAGCCCTTCATCCGCCAGTCGGCGGGTCTGGGCAAGGCGCCGCGCGACCGCGATCAGGACCGCTATGAACATTTCTACGCCTTCTACGACGTGGTGGTAATCGGCGGCGGCGTCGCCGGGCTTCAGGCCGCCAGATCGGCGGGGCAGGCCGGGGCCAAGGTCCTGCTGATGGAACAAGACCCCCACTGGGGCGGTCGCGCCCCCGTGGATGGCGGCACCATCGACGGCGACACCCCCGAGGCCTTCGTCGAGGCCACGCTGGCCGAGTTGCGCGACATGCCCAACGTCACCCTGCGCAACCGGATGATGGCGGCGGGCGTCTATGACCACGGCTATGTTCTGGGCTACGAGCGCGTGAACGATCACACGCCCGAGGCCAAGGGTCCCCGGCATCGCCTCTGGCGTATCCGCGCGGGGCAGGTCGTCACCGCTACTGGCGCCATCGAACGTCCGCTCAGCTTTGCAGGCAACGACATTCCCGGCGTGATGCTGGCCTCCGCCGTGCGCGACTACGCGGTCAACTACGGCGTGTCGATCGGCGACCGCACTGTCGTTGTCACCAATAACGACGATGCCTACCTCACCGCGATCACCCTCAAGGAAATCGGCCTTGATGTGCCGGTGATCCTCGATGCCCGCGCTTCGGGCGGTGGGGCTCTGGCCGACCGTGCCCGCGAGATGGGTATTCGCGTCGAGACCGGCAAAGGCATCGCCAAGGTCAAGGGCAACAAGCGCGTCGAAGGCGTGGCCATCTGTGCGCAGGCCGGCGAAGGCGCCGTGCTGGAAGAGGTCAAGTGCGATGCGGTCGCCATGTCGGGTGGCTGGTCGCCGGTCGTGCACCTCTGGTCGCATTGCGGCGGCAAACTCCTCTGGGACGAGGATGAGGCCATGTTCCGCCCCGACTCCGACAAGGCGCCGACCGGCGACGATGGCAAACCCTTCGTCATTGCCACCGGCGCGGCCAACGGCATGTTCGGCCTTGCCGACACCCTGAGCGATGCGCAAGCCGCCGGGCAGGCCGCCGCCACCGCGACGGGCCACAAGGGCAAGGCCACCAAGGCCCCGGCAGGTGAGACACCGCAATATGCCCCCATCGAACCCGTCTGGCTGATGCCGCAGGGCGCCAACATCAAGCTGCGCATGAAAGCATGGCTCGATTACCAGAACGACGTGAAGGTGTCGGACGTGCAACTGGCCGCCCGCGAGGGCTTCGAGTCGGTCGAGCACGCCAAGCGCTATACCACGCTCGGCATGGCCACCGATCAGGGGAAACTCAGCAATATCAACGGTCTGGCGATTCTCTCGGATGCGCTCGGGCAGGCGATCCCGCAGACCGGGACCACCACCTTCCGGCCGCCCTATACGCCGATTTCGCTGTCCTCCATCGCGGGCAATGCCATCGGCGACACCTTCCAGCCGATCCGCAAATCGCCCATGCACGACTGGCACGACGAGAACGGCGCCCATTGGGAGCCGGTGGGCGCATGGCGCCGCCCCTATACCTTCCAGAAACCGGGGGAAAGCGTCGAAGAGGCCGTCAACCGCGAGATCACCCAGACTCGCGAAAGCCTCGGACTGCTGGATGCCTCGACGCTTGGCAAGATCATCGTCAAGGGCCCCGACGCGGGCAAGTTCCTCGACATGCTCTACACCAACATGATGTCGACCCTGAAACCGGGCCGCTGTCGTTATGGCCTGATGTGCGGCGAGAACGGCTTCCTCATGGATGACGGCGTCGTGGCGCGAATCGACGAGGATACCTTCCTGTGCCACACCACCACCGGCGGGGCCGAATCGATCCACGCCCACATGGAGGAATGGCTGCAAACCGAATGGTGGGACTGGAAGGTTTACACCGCCAATGTCACCGAACAATACGCCCAGATCGGCGTTGTCGGCCCCAAATCCCGTGAAACCCTGCAAAAGCTCACCGATGACGACATCAGCGCCGAAGGCCTGAGCTTCATGGGCTGGAAGGACATCACGCTGAATAACACCACTGCGCGAGTTTACCGCATTTCATTCTCTGGAGAGTTGAGTTATGAAGTCTCCGTGCCTGCCAGCCAGGGGCGCGCTCTTTGGGACAGGTTGATGCAGGCTGGGGAAGAGTACGGCGTGACCCCATACGGTACCGAAGGACTGCACGTGATGCGGGCCGAGAAAGGTTTCATCATGATCGGTGATGAAACCGACGGTACCGTCATTCCCCAGGACCTGATGATGCACTGGGCCATTTCCAAGAAGAAAGAGGATTACCTGGGCAAACGCGCGCAGGAACGCTCCTTCATGGCCGATCCCAACCGCTGGAAACTGGTGGGGCTGGAAACCACCGATGGCAGCGTCCTGCCCGACGGTGCCTATGCCGTGGCCGAAGGCACCAATGCCAACGGGCAGCGCAACGTGCAGGGCCGGGTCACCTCGACCTACCACTCGCCCACGCTGGGCCGTGGCATCGCCATGGGCCTTGTCCACAACGGGCCCGACCGCATGGGCGAAGTGCTCGATTTCCCCAAGGTGGATGGCACCGTGGTCAAGGCGAAAATCGTCGATCAGGTCTTCTTTGACAAGGACGGAGAAAAGCAGAATGTCTAA
- a CDS encoding sarcosine oxidase subunit gamma, which yields MSNAAVSALNGATVQGFARVEEMGLQGMITLRGDLASDKVKKAVKEATGQDIPATRTINAGEGGAVAWMSPDELLIMVGYDSVTDTLAAIETALQGEHFLAVNVSDARAMFRVTGTGGGVREALAKLCPVDMTPGEFEPGMFRRSRMAQIPAAIWMPDAETVQIVCFRSVAEYTFNLLRDAVAEGGEVGLFS from the coding sequence ATGTCTAACGCAGCTGTCAGCGCCCTCAATGGCGCCACCGTACAGGGCTTTGCCCGCGTCGAAGAGATGGGCCTTCAGGGCATGATCACCCTGCGCGGCGATCTGGCCTCGGACAAGGTGAAGAAAGCCGTCAAGGAGGCCACCGGGCAGGACATCCCCGCCACCCGCACCATCAACGCGGGCGAGGGCGGCGCGGTGGCATGGATGTCGCCCGATGAACTGCTCATCATGGTGGGCTACGACAGCGTGACCGACACGCTGGCCGCGATCGAAACCGCGCTGCAAGGCGAACACTTCCTTGCCGTCAACGTCTCGGATGCGCGTGCCATGTTCCGCGTCACCGGCACCGGGGGCGGGGTTCGCGAAGCACTGGCCAAGCTCTGCCCGGTCGACATGACCCCGGGTGAGTTTGAGCCGGGCATGTTCCGTCGTAGCCGCATGGCGCAAATCCCCGCCGCCATCTGGATGCCCGATGCCGAAACGGTGCAGATCGTCTGCTTCCGCTCGGTGGCCGAATACACCTTCAACCTGCTGCGCGACGCGGTGGCCGAAGGTGGCGAGGTCGGGCTCTTTTCCTGA